The following is a genomic window from Staphylococcus capitis subsp. capitis.
TACTGGCTGATTATATCAATGAATCTTATGAAGAAATTGTTAAAGAAAAAGTTTGGCCACCAAGTGGAGATCACTATATTAAGCATATGTATTATAATGCTTATGCTCATGAAAATGCAGCATACACTATAGCTGCAATGGCACCTTGTCCTTACGTATATGCAGTTATAGCTAAGCGTGCGATTAAAGATCCTAAATTAAATAAAGATTCAATTACCGCAAAGTGGTTTGATTTTTATAGTACTGAAATGGATCCACTTGTTGATGTTTTCGATCAATTGATGGATCGTTTAACGGAAGAATGTACTGATAAAGAAAAGCAAGAAATCAAAGAAAACTTCTTGCAAAGTACAGTACATGAGCGCCATTTCTTTAATATGGCTTATATCGATGAAAAATGGGATTTTGGAGGAGAAAACCATGAACAAGCCTAAAATAGCATTAACGATAGCTGGAACAGATCCCACTGGTGGCGCAGGGGTAATGGCTGATTTAAAATCTTTCCATTCATGTGGCGTATACGGTATGGCAGCAATCACTAGCATTGTCGCTCAAAATACTCTAGGTGTTCAGAGCATTCATAATTTGGAAACAAGTTGGGTACAAGAGCAACTTGATAGTGTTTTTGATGATGAATTACCACATGCTATAAAAACAGGAATGATTGCAACTAAAGAAACAATGGAACTGATACAAAGTTATTTGAAAAAGTATTCAGATATTCCTTATGTTATTGATCCTGTTATGTTGGCGAAGAGTGGAGATTCACTCATGGACGATGATACTAAATCTCACTTACAAACTACCTTATTACCTTTAGCTGATGTTGTAACACCAAATATTCCTGAAGCAGAGGAAATTACTGGTTTAAAAATAGATAGTGAAGACAATATCCGCAAAGCAGGAGATATTTTTATCAATGAGATTGGTAGTAAAGGCGTTGTTATTAAAGGTGGTCATTCTGCTGATTTAAATAACGCTAAAGATTTCTTATTTACGAAGGACGATTTTTATACTTTTGAAAATAAACGCTTCGATACTAAACATACACACGGAACTGGTTGTACATTTTCAGCAGTAATCACTGCAGAACTAGCTAAAGGTCGTTCTATATATCAAGCAGTAGAAAAAGCTAAGTCGTTTATTTCAATGAGTATTGAACATACGCCTGAAATTGGTAAAGGAAGAGGTCCAGTGAATCACTTTGCATATTTAAAGAAGGTAGGTTTAGATGATGAATAATTTAGAAAGATTACGTTCAGAAAATCCACTTATTGTTTGCTATACCAATGACGTTGTTAAAAATTTTACAGCTAACGGGTTACTTAGTTTAGGAGCAAGTCCAGCAATGAGTGAAGCACCTGAAGAAGCAGAAGAATTTTACAAAGTGGCAAGTGCATTAGTGATTAATATAGGTACACTAACTCATGATAATGAAGAAGATATCATGAAAATAGGGAGAATCGCTAACGAACAAGGTACGCCAATTGTCTTCGACCCCGTGGCAGTAGGCGCGTCTTCTTACAGAAAACAATTTTGTAAGAGATTTTTAGAACAAATTGAAGTTTCTGTAATAAAGGGAAACGCATCAGAACTACTTACGCTTGTTGACTCTCAAACTACGATGAAAGGAACAGATAGTGATAGTTCACTTGATGCAGTTGAAATTGCTAGAAAGGCCCATAAAAATCTCGAAACAGCAATTGTCATTACAGGTAAGGAAGACGTTGTCGCACAAAATAATCAAATTGTTAAACTTGCTAATGGCTCACCTCTTCTAGCTAAAATTACCGGTGCAGGTTGCCTTTTAGGTGGAGTAGTGGCAAGCTTCTTATTTAGAAATACTCGACCAGAAATTGAACAGTTAATTGAAGCGGTTAGTGTGTACAATATTGCTGCAGAATTAGCTGAAAATAAAAACCATGTCCATGGCCCTGGATCATTTTTACCAGAATTGCTCGATCAAATGTATCAAATTGATGAGACAACATTTGAAAAATATGTACATAAAGTAGAGGTTTAATCTTATATGTTTAGCTCAGAGCAATTACAAGTATATTTTATTTGTGGAACTCAAGACATACCAGAAAATAGAACCATTGAACAAGTACTTGATGAGGCTTTGAAAGCCGGAATCACTATGTATCAATTTCGTGAAAAGGGCCCATCATCTTTAATAGGTGAAGAGAAGAAACAGTTAGCAATAAATTTAAAACGAAAATGCGAGAGATATCACGTACCATTCATTGTCAATGACGATATAGAGTTAGCAAAATATATTGATGCTGATGGTGTTCATGTTGGTCAGGATGATAAAGAAGTTAAAGATTTTGCTATGCAGTTTAGAAATAAAATTATAGGTTTGAGTGTGGGTAATTTAGATGAGTATCAACAATCGGATTTATCTCAAGTGGATTACATAGGTGTAGGGCCTATGTATACCACTACGTCAAAAGATGATGCTAACGCTCCTGTTGGTCCTCATATGATTACAAAATTGCGAGATTATGTTGGAGAATTACCTATTGTAGCAATAGGTGGTATTAATGAAACAAATATTGAACCAATTGCTGAAGCCGGTGCTGATGGCGTTTCAGTAATTTCTGCAATAACTAGAAGTAAGAATATTGACAAGACTGTTAAGCATTTTCGTAAATACTTTAATTAATCAATATATTTTTCCACTTTTTGTTTTCTACTATAGTATGAGTATGATAAAATGAATCCTATGTGAATATTACAATAGAGGTGGAAAAATGAAGAAAAAAGCGTTACTACCTTTGTTTTTAGGGATAATGGTTTTTCTAGCAGGGTGTGACTACTCTAAACCTGAAAAGCAGGACGGATTCTTCTTTAATACATTCGTTCAGCCAATGAAACATCTCTTACAATGGTTAGGAAATGATGTATTTAATAACGACTATGGACTAGCGATTATTATCTTAGTTCTTGTTATACGTTTAATCTTGTTACCATTCATGTTATCAAACTATAAAAATAGTCATATGATGCGTGAAAAAATGAAAGTAGCTAAGCCAGAAGTTGATGGTATTCAAGAAAAAGTTAAACGTGCTCGTACTCAAGAAGAGAAAATGGCGGCAAACCAAGAATTGATGGAAGTTTATAAAAAATATGATATGAATCCGATGAAGAGCATGCTCGGTTGTTTACCAATGCTTATTCAAATGCCAATTATCATGGGATTATATTTCGTATTAAAAGATAAACTTGTTAATGGACTTTCTGATCATCCACATTTCTTATGGTTTAATTTAACTAAACCAGATATTTGGATTACGATTATTGCCGGTGTTCTTTACTTTGTTCAAGCATATGTTTCAAGTAAAACGATGCCTCAAGAGCAACGCCAAATGGGATACATGATGATGATTGTTTCACCAATCATGATTATTTGGATTTCATTACAAGCGTCATCT
Proteins encoded in this region:
- the tenA gene encoding thiaminase II yields the protein MKFSQELREEAQPIIERIYNDNFIQELLAGTLPKQAVRQYLRADASYLKEFTNLYALLIPKVHTMQDVKFLVEQIEFMLDGEVEAHEVLADYINESYEEIVKEKVWPPSGDHYIKHMYYNAYAHENAAYTIAAMAPCPYVYAVIAKRAIKDPKLNKDSITAKWFDFYSTEMDPLVDVFDQLMDRLTEECTDKEKQEIKENFLQSTVHERHFFNMAYIDEKWDFGGENHEQA
- the thiD gene encoding bifunctional hydroxymethylpyrimidine kinase/phosphomethylpyrimidine kinase, whose protein sequence is MNKPKIALTIAGTDPTGGAGVMADLKSFHSCGVYGMAAITSIVAQNTLGVQSIHNLETSWVQEQLDSVFDDELPHAIKTGMIATKETMELIQSYLKKYSDIPYVIDPVMLAKSGDSLMDDDTKSHLQTTLLPLADVVTPNIPEAEEITGLKIDSEDNIRKAGDIFINEIGSKGVVIKGGHSADLNNAKDFLFTKDDFYTFENKRFDTKHTHGTGCTFSAVITAELAKGRSIYQAVEKAKSFISMSIEHTPEIGKGRGPVNHFAYLKKVGLDDE
- the thiM gene encoding hydroxyethylthiazole kinase — translated: MNNLERLRSENPLIVCYTNDVVKNFTANGLLSLGASPAMSEAPEEAEEFYKVASALVINIGTLTHDNEEDIMKIGRIANEQGTPIVFDPVAVGASSYRKQFCKRFLEQIEVSVIKGNASELLTLVDSQTTMKGTDSDSSLDAVEIARKAHKNLETAIVITGKEDVVAQNNQIVKLANGSPLLAKITGAGCLLGGVVASFLFRNTRPEIEQLIEAVSVYNIAAELAENKNHVHGPGSFLPELLDQMYQIDETTFEKYVHKVEV
- the thiE gene encoding thiamine phosphate synthase, which gives rise to MFSSEQLQVYFICGTQDIPENRTIEQVLDEALKAGITMYQFREKGPSSLIGEEKKQLAINLKRKCERYHVPFIVNDDIELAKYIDADGVHVGQDDKEVKDFAMQFRNKIIGLSVGNLDEYQQSDLSQVDYIGVGPMYTTTSKDDANAPVGPHMITKLRDYVGELPIVAIGGINETNIEPIAEAGADGVSVISAITRSKNIDKTVKHFRKYFN
- the yidC gene encoding membrane protein insertase YidC encodes the protein MKKKALLPLFLGIMVFLAGCDYSKPEKQDGFFFNTFVQPMKHLLQWLGNDVFNNDYGLAIIILVLVIRLILLPFMLSNYKNSHMMREKMKVAKPEVDGIQEKVKRARTQEEKMAANQELMEVYKKYDMNPMKSMLGCLPMLIQMPIIMGLYFVLKDKLVNGLSDHPHFLWFNLTKPDIWITIIAGVLYFVQAYVSSKTMPQEQRQMGYMMMIVSPIMIIWISLQASSALGLYWSVSALFLVIQTHFANLYYSKLAKKEVQPFIEQYEKEHNPSSNKKGKNTQVVSKKNKK